A DNA window from Streptomyces parvus contains the following coding sequences:
- a CDS encoding universal stress protein, with product MSVVLGYDESPGAARALRIAIEVAAAYGEELVMVYGAAAPGLRDGAEYRSHYDAIRQAGRTGLEHALASAEEAGVPASVEVLDEKPAQALLDAAERHGARVIVVGTWGESPMRGALLGSTPHKLLHMSTVPVLCVPTEEDPERSQP from the coding sequence ATGTCGGTCGTCCTCGGTTACGACGAATCCCCCGGCGCCGCCCGCGCCCTGCGCATCGCCATCGAGGTGGCGGCCGCGTACGGGGAGGAGCTGGTGATGGTCTACGGGGCCGCCGCCCCGGGGCTGCGGGACGGCGCGGAGTACCGCAGCCACTACGACGCGATCCGGCAGGCCGGGCGCACCGGCCTGGAGCACGCGCTCGCGTCCGCCGAGGAGGCGGGCGTCCCGGCCTCGGTCGAGGTGCTGGACGAGAAGCCCGCACAGGCCCTGCTGGACGCCGCCGAACGGCACGGGGCCCGGGTCATCGTGGTCGGCACCTGGGGCGAGAGCCCGATGCGCGGGGCCCTGCTGGGCTCGACCCCGCACAAGCTGCTGCACATGTCGACGGTCCCGGTGCTGTGCGTACCGACGGAGGAGGACCCCGAGCGGTCGCAGCCGTAG
- a CDS encoding APC family permease — translation MAHDRVRDEPDVGLKPNAIGFVDALVIGLNATSPAYSLAAVIGPIVALVGIYAPGVMFASFVPMLLIASAFYYLNKVDQDCGTTFSWVTRAMGPWAGWLGGWAITMTGVLVVGSLADVAVSFTLLALGLDGWVENDFARQLLTVLLIIVMTGLCVIGTELSAKVQNVLILLQIAFLLVFVGVTLYRVYAGTTGFDSIEPSVGWLDPFGAGGAALTGGLLLGVFIYWGWESAVNLTEETEDSASAPGRAGLWSTVVLLVTYLSVAIAVVAFAGTAFLAENAGEEEFIFAQLAGDVLGGWDWILLLAVATSAIASTQTTIIPASRTALSMARRQALPRHFGHISPRFRTPDVSTWWVAGIAIAWYLVVNQISANALFDSLTALSLLIAFYYALTGVACAVYYRRHLTENLRNFLLIGLGPVVGAGLLTWLLVRSVIDMSDPANSYSGTSWFGLGPPLVIGIAIALAGVFLMVVWRLRDAVFWQERPGVADPELVHAPSRKGP, via the coding sequence ATGGCCCACGACCGTGTGCGGGACGAACCGGATGTCGGCCTCAAGCCGAATGCGATCGGGTTCGTCGACGCCCTCGTCATCGGTCTGAACGCGACCTCTCCGGCGTACTCGCTGGCCGCCGTCATCGGCCCGATCGTCGCCCTGGTGGGGATCTACGCCCCGGGCGTCATGTTCGCCTCGTTCGTGCCGATGCTGCTGATCGCCTCGGCGTTCTACTACCTGAACAAGGTCGACCAGGACTGCGGTACGACGTTCTCCTGGGTGACCCGGGCGATGGGCCCGTGGGCGGGTTGGCTCGGCGGCTGGGCGATCACGATGACCGGTGTCCTGGTGGTGGGCTCGCTGGCCGATGTGGCGGTGAGCTTCACGCTGCTGGCGTTGGGTCTGGACGGCTGGGTCGAGAACGACTTCGCGCGCCAGCTGCTCACCGTGCTGCTGATCATCGTGATGACCGGGCTCTGCGTCATCGGCACCGAGCTGTCGGCCAAGGTGCAGAACGTGCTGATCCTCCTCCAGATCGCGTTCCTGCTGGTCTTCGTCGGGGTGACGCTCTACCGGGTGTACGCGGGCACGACCGGCTTCGACTCGATCGAGCCGTCCGTCGGCTGGCTCGACCCCTTCGGCGCGGGCGGCGCCGCGCTGACCGGCGGGCTGCTGCTCGGCGTGTTCATCTACTGGGGCTGGGAGTCCGCGGTCAACCTCACCGAGGAGACCGAGGACTCGGCCAGCGCGCCCGGCAGGGCGGGCCTGTGGTCCACCGTCGTGCTCCTGGTGACCTACCTGTCGGTCGCCATCGCGGTCGTCGCCTTCGCCGGGACGGCGTTCCTGGCGGAGAACGCGGGCGAGGAGGAGTTCATCTTCGCCCAGCTCGCCGGGGACGTCCTGGGCGGGTGGGACTGGATCCTGCTGCTGGCGGTGGCCACCTCCGCGATCGCCTCCACCCAGACGACGATCATCCCGGCCTCCCGGACCGCCCTGTCCATGGCCCGCCGCCAGGCGCTGCCGCGGCACTTCGGCCACATCAGCCCCCGGTTCCGCACCCCGGACGTGAGTACGTGGTGGGTCGCCGGGATCGCCATCGCCTGGTATCTGGTCGTCAACCAGATCTCCGCCAACGCCCTCTTCGACTCCCTCACCGCGCTGTCCCTGCTGATCGCCTTCTACTACGCGCTCACCGGGGTGGCCTGCGCCGTCTACTACCGGCGCCATCTCACCGAGAACCTGCGCAACTTCCTGCTCATCGGGCTCGGACCGGTGGTCGGCGCCGGGCTGCTGACCTGGCTGCTGGTGCGCTCGGTCATCGACATGTCCGACCCGGCCAACTCCTACAGCGGCACCTCCTGGTTCGGGCTCGGCCCGCCGCTCGTCATCGGTATCGCGATCGCCCTGGCCGGCGTGTTCCTCATGGTGGTGTGGCGGCTGCGCGACGCGGTGTTCTGGCAGGAGCGGCCGGGGGTCGCGGACCCGGAGCTGGTGCACGCCCCGAGCCGAAAGGGGCCCTGA
- a CDS encoding peptidoglycan recognition protein, whose product MWSRRLVLGVLVLPLALLVFGDGPAFRAPGAELATGPRPPRGLPQPAMVSRRDWHADEKLVREGPHYTGAARAVFIHHTGNPNDYDCADAPRLIRAVQRDHIRQDGWDDIGYNFLVDRCGTIYEGRAGGAGRSVLGAHTKGFNADTVGIAAIGNFGAGAKVPKPMTDALVRLAAWKLRPGADPLGTVDLVSTNDESRFDEGQVARLHVISGHRDSFETRCPGDALYALLPELRERAAKLRAAVPGHSAAARLRPSL is encoded by the coding sequence ATGTGGTCCCGCCGACTCGTCCTGGGCGTCCTGGTCCTGCCCCTGGCCCTCCTGGTGTTCGGGGACGGTCCGGCGTTCCGTGCGCCGGGGGCGGAGCTGGCCACCGGACCCCGCCCGCCGCGCGGGCTCCCGCAGCCGGCCATGGTCAGCCGCCGGGACTGGCACGCGGACGAGAAGCTGGTCCGGGAGGGCCCGCACTACACGGGGGCGGCCCGGGCGGTGTTCATCCACCACACCGGCAACCCCAACGACTACGACTGCGCGGACGCCCCCCGGCTGATCCGGGCCGTCCAGCGCGACCACATCCGGCAGGACGGCTGGGACGACATCGGCTACAACTTCCTCGTCGACCGCTGCGGCACCATCTACGAGGGCCGGGCCGGCGGCGCCGGCCGCTCGGTGCTCGGCGCCCACACCAAGGGGTTCAACGCCGACACGGTCGGCATCGCGGCGATCGGGAACTTCGGCGCGGGGGCGAAGGTGCCGAAGCCGATGACGGACGCGCTGGTGCGGCTCGCCGCCTGGAAGCTGCGGCCCGGGGCGGACCCGCTGGGCACCGTCGACCTGGTCTCGACGAACGACGAGAGCCGCTTCGACGAGGGGCAGGTGGCCCGTCTGCACGTCATCTCCGGCCACCGCGACAGCTTCGAGACCCGCTGCCCCGGCGACGCGCTCTACGCGCTGCTGCCCGAACTGCGGGAGCGCGCCGCGAAGCTGCGCGCCGCCGTCCCCGGCCACTCGGCGGCGGCCCGGCTGCGCCCGTCCCTCTGA
- a CDS encoding PH domain-containing protein, with translation MALFGNAHTINPATAQQDYAKLLGQGEQVHAAFLLIRDTILFTDRRLILVDKQGITGKKTEYHSVPYRSITHFAVETAGTFDLDAELKIWISGTPTPLQKTFTKGVDIYEVQAILTQFVAR, from the coding sequence ATGGCACTGTTCGGCAACGCCCACACGATCAACCCGGCCACCGCCCAGCAGGACTACGCGAAGCTGCTCGGGCAGGGCGAGCAGGTGCACGCCGCGTTCCTGCTGATCCGCGACACGATCCTGTTCACCGACCGGCGGCTGATCCTCGTCGACAAGCAGGGCATCACCGGCAAGAAGACCGAGTACCACTCCGTGCCGTACCGCAGCATCACGCACTTCGCCGTCGAGACGGCCGGGACGTTCGACCTCGACGCCGAGCTGAAGATCTGGATATCGGGCACTCCGACCCCGCTCCAGAAGACGTTCACCAAGGGCGTCGACATCTACGAGGTGCAGGCGATACTCACGCAGTTCGTCGCCCGGTAG
- a CDS encoding ABC transporter permease — MRRPALRRTPGARPPLLLTVPALLAVAFLMLPLAGILVRTSWGELGDHLTAEATTEALRLSLLVSLWALGLSLLLGVPLAWLLARVPFPGKAFVRSLVLLPMVLPPTVGGVALLLAFGRRGLLGPWLEETFGVTLPFHTSGAVLAATFVAMPFLVISLEGALGGLRPRYEETAASLGASPIRVFLTVTLPMVAPGLIAGAALTWARALGEFGATITFAGNLPGATQTLPLQVYLLLQDSPEAATSVSLLLLAIAMVVLIALRGRWTGTPGEQRDPASRAAAARPDDPAAPVPDPLPAPSADPLGTARPEPWPLHADVTGFTRLTLDAGPGTTIAVVGPNGAGKTTLLRALLGLTPRAHAELRLGDDDVTGLPPHRRGVAWVPQDGALFPHLSALANTAYGLRAHGVPRAEARREAQGRLDRLGVGHLAHRKPAQLSGGQAQRVALARALAARPRLLLLDEPLAALDQTTRARVRHALRGHLAEFGGVCLIVTHDPVEAVSLADRVLVLEDGRALQDEPPAEVARHPRSPWVARMLGRNAWPGTATADGLAPEGGGHLVVAEPLPAGTDALAVIAPEAVSVHRERPTGSPRNVWPGTVREITSGGSRLRLLITSSEAPDLVAEITPGAAAELGIADGSAVWTSVKATEATVVPL, encoded by the coding sequence ATGAGACGACCGGCACTCCGCCGTACGCCCGGGGCCCGCCCGCCCCTGCTGCTGACGGTGCCCGCCCTGCTGGCCGTGGCGTTCCTGATGCTGCCGCTCGCCGGGATCCTGGTCCGCACCTCCTGGGGGGAGCTGGGCGACCACCTCACCGCCGAGGCCACCACCGAGGCGCTGCGGCTCTCGCTGCTGGTCTCCCTGTGGGCGCTCGGGCTCTCCCTGCTGCTCGGGGTGCCGCTGGCCTGGCTGTTGGCCCGGGTGCCGTTCCCCGGCAAGGCGTTCGTCCGCTCGCTGGTGCTGCTGCCGATGGTGCTGCCGCCCACGGTCGGCGGTGTCGCCCTGCTGCTGGCGTTCGGGCGGCGCGGGCTGCTCGGCCCCTGGCTGGAGGAGACCTTCGGCGTCACGCTCCCCTTCCACACCTCGGGAGCGGTGCTCGCGGCGACGTTCGTCGCGATGCCGTTCCTGGTCATCTCGCTGGAGGGCGCGCTCGGCGGGCTCCGCCCCCGGTACGAGGAGACCGCCGCCTCGCTCGGGGCCTCCCCGATCCGGGTGTTCCTCACCGTGACGCTGCCGATGGTCGCCCCCGGGCTGATCGCCGGAGCGGCCCTGACCTGGGCGCGGGCGCTCGGCGAGTTCGGCGCGACCATCACCTTCGCCGGAAACCTCCCCGGTGCCACGCAGACCCTGCCGCTCCAGGTCTATCTGCTGCTCCAGGACTCGCCGGAGGCCGCCACCTCCGTGTCGCTGCTGCTCCTGGCCATCGCGATGGTCGTGCTCATCGCGCTGCGGGGCCGCTGGACCGGCACCCCGGGCGAGCAGCGGGACCCCGCGAGCCGGGCGGCGGCGGCCCGCCCCGACGACCCGGCCGCCCCGGTCCCGGACCCCCTCCCCGCGCCCTCCGCCGACCCGCTCGGCACGGCCCGGCCCGAGCCGTGGCCGCTGCACGCCGACGTCACCGGCTTCACCCGCCTCACCCTGGACGCCGGCCCCGGCACCACCATCGCGGTGGTCGGCCCCAACGGCGCGGGCAAGACGACGCTGCTGCGGGCCCTCCTCGGCCTCACCCCCCGCGCCCACGCGGAACTCCGCCTCGGCGACGACGACGTCACGGGCCTCCCCCCGCACCGCCGGGGCGTGGCCTGGGTCCCCCAGGACGGCGCCCTCTTCCCGCATCTGAGCGCCCTGGCCAACACGGCGTACGGGCTCCGCGCCCACGGCGTGCCGCGCGCCGAGGCCCGCCGCGAGGCCCAGGGCCGGCTGGACCGGCTCGGGGTGGGCCACCTCGCCCACCGCAAGCCCGCCCAGCTCTCCGGCGGCCAGGCCCAGCGGGTCGCCCTGGCCCGCGCGCTGGCGGCCCGCCCGCGCCTCCTGCTGCTGGACGAGCCCCTCGCCGCCCTCGACCAGACCACCCGGGCCCGGGTGCGGCACGCCCTGCGCGGGCACCTCGCGGAGTTCGGCGGGGTCTGTCTGATCGTCACCCACGACCCGGTCGAGGCGGTCTCGCTGGCCGACCGGGTCCTGGTGCTGGAGGACGGCCGGGCCCTTCAGGACGAGCCGCCCGCCGAGGTCGCCCGCCACCCGCGCTCCCCCTGGGTGGCGCGGATGCTGGGCCGCAACGCCTGGCCCGGCACCGCGACCGCCGACGGGCTCGCGCCGGAGGGCGGCGGCCATCTCGTGGTCGCCGAGCCCCTCCCGGCGGGCACGGACGCCCTCGCGGTCATCGCGCCCGAAGCCGTCTCCGTACACCGGGAGAGGCCCACCGGCTCCCCGCGGAACGTCTGGCCGGGCACGGTCCGCGAGATCACCTCGGGCGGCAGCCGGCTACGGCTGCTGATCACCTCGTCCGAGGCCCCGGACCTGGTCGCGGAGATCACCCCGGGGGCCGCGGCAGAGCTGGGCATCGCCGACGGGAGCGCCGTCTGGACCAGCGTGAAGGCGACGGAGGCGACGGTCGTACCGCTGTAG
- the modA gene encoding molybdate ABC transporter substrate-binding protein produces MTLLPARRRTAAAVLSAALLVPLAACGNDDSGAKDKAGGSGTASGAPQADLTVLAASSLTDAFKEAGAAYEKANPGTRVTFSFAGSQELAAQVNQGAPADALVTADTKTMDGLSGETGKPTVIARNRLVIAVGEGNPEKVENLGDLADPKLKVVVAAPEVPVGRYSRQILDAQQIEVEPVSQEPNVRAVLSKVELGEADAGLVYRTDAATATDKVDAIGIPDAENAIASYPAATLKTSEHSEAAAAFVAWLSTPEAQKILRGAGFQQP; encoded by the coding sequence ATGACTCTCCTGCCCGCCCGCCGCCGCACGGCCGCCGCCGTCCTGTCCGCCGCGCTCCTCGTCCCGCTCGCAGCCTGCGGCAACGACGACTCCGGTGCGAAGGACAAGGCCGGCGGCTCGGGTACCGCGTCGGGCGCCCCACAGGCCGATCTGACCGTGCTGGCCGCGTCCTCCCTCACGGACGCCTTCAAGGAGGCGGGGGCCGCGTACGAGAAGGCGAACCCCGGCACGAGGGTGACGTTCTCCTTCGCGGGCTCCCAGGAACTGGCCGCCCAGGTCAACCAGGGCGCCCCCGCCGACGCCCTGGTCACCGCCGACACCAAGACGATGGACGGCCTCTCCGGCGAGACCGGCAAACCCACCGTCATCGCCAGGAACCGTCTGGTCATCGCCGTCGGCGAGGGCAACCCGGAGAAGGTCGAGAACCTGGGGGACCTCGCCGACCCGAAGCTGAAGGTCGTCGTGGCCGCCCCCGAGGTACCGGTGGGCCGCTACAGCCGGCAGATCCTCGACGCGCAGCAGATCGAGGTGGAGCCGGTCTCCCAGGAGCCCAACGTCCGCGCGGTCCTCAGCAAGGTCGAGCTGGGCGAGGCGGACGCCGGGCTCGTCTACAGGACCGACGCCGCGACCGCCACCGACAAGGTCGACGCGATCGGGATCCCGGACGCGGAGAACGCCATCGCCTCCTACCCGGCCGCCACACTGAAGACGTCGGAGCACAGCGAGGCGGCCGCCGCGTTCGTCGCCTGGCTCTCCACGCCCGAGGCGCAGAAGATCCTCCGGGGTGCGGGCTTCCAGCAGCCGTAA
- a CDS encoding molybdopterin-binding protein, translating to MQSYTIGQAARLLGVSPDTARRWADAGRVTTHRDEAGRRLIDGRALAAFSIEVARSAGGEEEVPYTSARNAFPGIVTAVKLGDVAAQVEIQAGPHRLVSLLTREAVEELGLEVGMEATARVKSTSVHIDRT from the coding sequence ATGCAGTCCTACACAATCGGCCAGGCAGCACGACTTCTCGGGGTCAGCCCCGACACCGCCCGCCGCTGGGCGGACGCCGGCCGGGTCACGACCCATCGCGACGAGGCCGGCCGCCGTCTCATCGACGGCCGCGCGCTGGCCGCCTTCTCGATCGAGGTCGCCCGGAGCGCGGGCGGCGAGGAGGAGGTCCCCTACACCTCGGCCCGCAACGCGTTCCCGGGCATCGTCACCGCGGTGAAACTCGGCGACGTCGCGGCCCAGGTCGAGATCCAGGCCGGACCGCACCGGCTCGTCTCGCTCCTGACCCGGGAAGCGGTGGAGGAGCTGGGCCTGGAGGTCGGCATGGAGGCGACCGCCCGCGTGAAGTCGACCAGCGTGCACATCGACCGCACCTGA
- a CDS encoding VOC family protein, whose amino-acid sequence MAVQPEGTPCWADAMFADVEGAKSFYADVLGWTFGESQAEFGYYTTAYADGKAAAAVSPPMPGEEGNPSSWCLYLASQDTAATVAKVRGNGGEVLVEPMEVGTFGTMALARDPGGAVFGIWQANTHEGFETEMGAPGGYCWGEDFTRDAKAVDAFYPGVFPYTEQKMDEATMDFAVFEVQGRPVLGRMVMGKDFPPDLPSFLNVYFSVPDCDAAVAKATERGAVLQFGPMDSPFGRFAAITDPQGAAFSVIDVTTTEGEMPGMTPVT is encoded by the coding sequence ATGGCTGTACAACCCGAGGGCACCCCGTGCTGGGCGGACGCCATGTTCGCCGATGTCGAGGGCGCGAAGAGCTTCTACGCGGACGTGCTCGGCTGGACGTTCGGCGAGAGCCAGGCGGAGTTCGGCTACTACACCACGGCCTACGCGGACGGCAAGGCGGCCGCCGCCGTCTCCCCGCCCATGCCGGGCGAGGAGGGAAACCCCTCGTCCTGGTGTCTCTACCTCGCCTCGCAGGACACCGCGGCGACCGTCGCGAAGGTCCGCGGGAACGGCGGCGAGGTGCTGGTGGAGCCGATGGAGGTCGGCACGTTCGGCACGATGGCGCTGGCCCGGGATCCCGGCGGCGCCGTGTTCGGCATCTGGCAGGCGAACACCCACGAAGGATTCGAGACGGAGATGGGTGCGCCCGGCGGGTACTGCTGGGGTGAGGACTTCACGCGGGACGCGAAGGCGGTGGACGCGTTCTACCCGGGGGTCTTCCCGTACACGGAACAGAAGATGGACGAGGCGACGATGGACTTCGCCGTCTTCGAGGTCCAGGGGCGGCCGGTGCTCGGCCGGATGGTGATGGGCAAGGACTTCCCGCCCGATCTGCCCTCGTTCCTGAACGTGTACTTCTCCGTGCCGGACTGCGACGCGGCGGTGGCCAAGGCGACCGAGCGCGGCGCGGTGCTGCAGTTCGGGCCGATGGACAGCCCGTTCGGCCGGTTCGCGGCGATCACCGACCCGCAGGGCGCCGCGTTCTCCGTGATCGACGTGACCACCACCGAGGGCGAGATGCCGGGGATGACTCCGGTGACCTGA
- a CDS encoding TerC family protein: protein MDVPVWLWIVFAVTVVVSLTVDLLAHRKAHVIGFKEAGLWSALWVGLALVFGGVVFLTLGTTAGTEYTTAWLLEKSLSVDNLFVFALIFAYFKVPREYQHRVLFFGVIGALVFRAVFLTLGVAVVNRFTFVLFLFAAILFYSSYKILSGQEENFDPGKSFAVRLLRKIMPVQDDYSGTHFVVHKEGRRVATPLLAVVAAIEAADLIFAVDSVPAVLAVSDDLFIVYTSNAFAILGLRALYFLLAGLLDRFHYLSHGLAVILAFIAVKLILQASHKMISTSIPEIPSPVSLAVIIVILAVSVTLSMRRPPQNESGTGASDTDANT from the coding sequence GTGGACGTACCGGTGTGGCTGTGGATCGTGTTCGCCGTGACCGTCGTCGTCTCCCTGACCGTCGACCTCCTGGCGCACCGCAAGGCGCATGTCATCGGCTTCAAGGAGGCCGGGCTGTGGAGCGCCCTGTGGGTGGGTCTCGCGCTGGTCTTCGGCGGGGTCGTCTTCCTGACCCTCGGGACGACCGCCGGAACGGAGTACACGACCGCGTGGCTGCTGGAGAAGAGCCTGTCGGTCGACAACCTCTTCGTCTTCGCGCTGATCTTCGCGTATTTCAAGGTGCCCCGGGAGTATCAGCACCGGGTGCTCTTCTTCGGCGTCATCGGCGCCCTGGTGTTCCGAGCGGTTTTCCTGACCCTCGGCGTCGCAGTGGTCAACCGCTTCACCTTCGTCCTGTTCCTCTTCGCCGCGATCCTTTTCTACAGCAGCTACAAAATCCTCAGCGGCCAGGAGGAGAATTTCGACCCGGGCAAGAGCTTCGCCGTGCGGCTGCTGCGGAAGATCATGCCGGTCCAGGACGACTATTCCGGCACGCACTTCGTCGTCCACAAGGAGGGGCGCCGGGTCGCCACGCCGCTGCTCGCGGTGGTCGCCGCGATCGAGGCGGCCGACCTCATCTTCGCGGTCGACAGCGTGCCCGCGGTGCTCGCGGTCAGCGACGACCTGTTCATCGTCTACACCAGCAACGCCTTCGCGATCCTGGGGCTGCGGGCCCTGTACTTCCTGCTGGCGGGGCTGCTGGACCGGTTCCACTACCTGAGCCACGGCCTGGCGGTCATCCTCGCCTTCATCGCGGTCAAGCTCATCCTCCAGGCGTCCCACAAGATGATCAGCACCTCGATCCCGGAGATCCCGTCGCCGGTGAGCCTCGCGGTGATCATCGTCATCCTGGCGGTGTCGGTGACCCTGAGCATGCGCCGCCCACCGCAGAACGAGAGCGGTACGGGCGCCTCCGACACCGATGCGAACACGTAG
- a CDS encoding enoyl-CoA hydratase/isomerase family protein: MKLSLPDFLTSNDRAGTVRTRREGAVLHVELNAPASGNAVTEAMLDELLDVVAVPDPEVRVLVLGAAGDDFCLGGDRTEFGQWLEEDPTGRGIRVAGEKARRVCEALSGGRAVTIARVQGKAVGAGFALALACDLRVGAENASFRLPELALGLPTAWGGLLPRLIHEVGAARVRELILTGRAFDAAEARELSVLQRVVPEAELDDAVAAWAKPVVRRPEAALRVTKALLNSYAAATRLADPSFLDAELMASVAAATRRAPAGGNGTGGSHS; this comes from the coding sequence GTGAAGCTCTCGCTGCCCGACTTCCTCACCTCGAACGACCGCGCCGGAACCGTACGGACCCGGCGCGAGGGCGCCGTCCTGCACGTGGAGCTGAACGCGCCCGCGAGCGGGAACGCGGTGACCGAGGCGATGCTCGACGAACTGCTGGACGTCGTCGCCGTCCCGGACCCGGAGGTGCGGGTGCTGGTGCTCGGCGCGGCGGGGGACGACTTCTGCCTGGGCGGGGACCGCACCGAGTTCGGGCAGTGGCTGGAGGAGGACCCGACGGGCCGGGGCATCCGGGTCGCCGGGGAGAAGGCCCGCCGGGTCTGCGAGGCGCTCTCCGGCGGCCGGGCCGTGACCATCGCCCGGGTGCAGGGCAAGGCGGTCGGCGCGGGGTTCGCGCTGGCCCTCGCCTGCGATCTGCGGGTGGGCGCCGAGAACGCCTCCTTCCGGCTGCCGGAGCTGGCGCTCGGGCTGCCGACCGCCTGGGGCGGGCTGCTGCCCCGGCTGATCCACGAGGTGGGCGCCGCCCGGGTCCGCGAGCTGATCCTGACCGGCCGGGCCTTCGACGCCGCCGAGGCCCGCGAGCTGTCCGTGCTCCAGCGGGTGGTGCCCGAGGCGGAGCTGGACGACGCGGTCGCCGCCTGGGCGAAGCCGGTGGTCCGCCGCCCGGAGGCCGCGCTGCGGGTCACCAAGGCGCTGCTGAACTCCTACGCCGCCGCCACCCGGCTGGCCGACCCCTCGTTCCTCGACGCGGAGCTGATGGCCTCGGTCGCGGCCGCCACCCGGCGTGCCCCGGCGGGCGGCAACGGGACGGGCGGGTCACACTCGTAA
- a CDS encoding cytochrome P450 has product MGDVVRAPWNGYFVTGFDTCSQVLRGRDWLAPDLAWQERQDDSRQWDAVATREMTTTLARLNAPEHTCQRRSLGNLFDRSTIERLAPDVERDADRLLDELAEKLRWGEADFVSTVSEQLPISTVGSWLGIPPEDHPHILEITHNQVFAQELLPTRSQLDVSAEATLALRAYFTELIARRRAEPRHDVLTGWIHTWDAMEPDRERADEILYRLTMFVTIASLETTATLLTSMTHLLTEPARWAWLREHPEHIDAAVDEVLRYDPPIHINTRIAAEDTVLAGVPIKKDSMIHVLYGAANHDPRRNPDPAAFDILRGGSHLTFGGGVHYCLGAALAKLEARTLLARMLDRFPTLRTVAPPQYATRMVFRRITSLGVAL; this is encoded by the coding sequence ATGGGTGACGTCGTCCGCGCTCCGTGGAACGGCTATTTCGTCACCGGATTCGACACCTGCAGCCAGGTGCTCCGGGGCCGTGACTGGCTCGCCCCGGACCTCGCCTGGCAGGAGAGACAGGACGACTCCAGACAGTGGGACGCGGTCGCGACCCGGGAGATGACCACCACCCTCGCCCGGCTCAACGCCCCCGAGCACACCTGCCAGCGCCGTTCGCTCGGCAACCTCTTCGACCGTTCCACCATCGAACGCCTCGCCCCCGACGTCGAGCGCGACGCCGACCGGCTGCTGGACGAGCTGGCGGAGAAGCTCCGCTGGGGCGAGGCCGATTTCGTCTCCACGGTCAGCGAGCAGCTGCCGATCAGCACCGTCGGCTCCTGGCTGGGGATACCGCCCGAGGACCACCCGCACATCCTGGAGATCACCCACAACCAGGTGTTCGCCCAGGAGCTGCTGCCCACCAGGTCGCAGCTCGACGTCTCCGCCGAGGCGACCCTGGCGCTGCGCGCCTACTTCACCGAGCTGATCGCCCGCCGCCGGGCCGAGCCCCGCCACGACGTGCTCACCGGCTGGATCCACACCTGGGACGCGATGGAGCCGGACCGGGAGCGGGCGGACGAGATCCTCTACCGGCTCACCATGTTCGTCACCATCGCCTCGCTGGAGACCACCGCGACGCTGCTCACCTCGATGACGCACCTGCTGACCGAGCCCGCCCGGTGGGCCTGGTTGCGGGAGCACCCGGAACACATCGACGCGGCCGTGGACGAGGTGCTGCGCTACGACCCGCCCATCCACATCAACACCCGGATCGCCGCCGAGGACACCGTCCTGGCCGGGGTCCCCATCAAGAAGGACAGCATGATCCACGTCCTGTACGGAGCGGCCAACCACGATCCGCGGCGGAACCCGGACCCGGCCGCCTTCGACATCCTGCGCGGCGGCAGCCACCTCACCTTCGGCGGCGGGGTGCACTACTGCCTGGGCGCCGCGCTGGCCAAGCTGGAGGCCCGGACCCTGCTGGCGCGGATGCTGGACCGTTTCCCCACCCTGCGGACGGTCGCACCGCCGCAATACGCCACCCGGATGGTCTTCCGCCGGATCACCTCGCTGGGCGTGGCGCTGTGA